Below is a window of Halolamina sp. CBA1230 DNA.
CCGCTACCGCTCGGAGGGCGGAGTGAAACAGCGCTACGTGCTCTGCCCCTCGCGGCTGTACGGGTTCGGCGCCTACGAACACGGGAAGGAGCTGTTCGGGGAGCGAGGGCTCTTACGGGACGAGGTACCAAACGAGGAGTAGCTGATGGACCGCGATCGCGACCCGGAGCAGGCGGCCCGACAGGTCGCCGCGGATCTGCGGTCGTGGTTCAGCGGCGTCCCCGTGACCGTCGGCGCCGTCGCGCTGCTTGTCTGCTGGCACGCGCTCGCACCGTGGCTCGCCGCCGGCCTCGGCGCCGAACGCTTCGGCACGTGGTTCGTCGCCCGCGCGTCGCCGTCGCCGGGGTGGCTGCTCGCGACGCTCAGCCACGCCGGTCCGGGCCACCTCGCCGCGAACCTCCTCCTGCTGGTGATCTGGGGGACGATCGCCGAACACGTACTGGGCGCGAAGCGCTACGCCGCGTTCCTCGTGACGACCGGCGTCGCCGGGATCCTGGCACAGGTCGCCCAGTACGTCGCGCAGGGCGTCACCGGCGGGATCGTCGGCGCCAGCGGCGCGGCACAGGCGACGACGGCGTTCGCGGCCGTCGCGCTGGCTGCCGGTCGGGGGCCGTTCGACACGCCGGAGACACGCCGGGGTGTGTTCGCCGGCGCCGTCTCGGTCGTCGTGCTCCAGCTCCTGAACGACTTCACCGGCCTCCTGACGGTGGTTCCGGAGACCTCCGGCGTCGCCCACCTGACGGGGATCGTGCTCGGCGCGCTCTACGCGGTCGTCGACACACGGCGGCGCATCCGTTGATCACCGGGGGGGAAGGGCCACCATCACGGTGCTGCTGGCGTTCCGGTCGCAAGCGGTCCGATCTCCCCGAAAGCGGAGCTCCGACTCATCGAAGGCGCGCGACCTGCTTGCCGTCCCGTTCCTCGACCGCGACGAGTCCGTCCTCGGCGAGATCGTCGAGCAGCCCCTCCAGCCACTCCCGTCCGTGCTCGCCGTCGGGCGTGTAGTCCACGCGGATGCGGTGGCCGAGGTCGTCGACGGGGACCGCGTCGTGTTCCCCGAGATGGCGAACGATCCGTCCCCGGAACTGTCTACGGGAGCCCTCGAAGCTCGGCTGCTCGGGCACGTCCGGCGCGGTGAAGTCGCCGGTCTCGTAGGCGTGACACCACTTCCGCCACGGGCAGCCGGCCTCGTCGCAGGAGGGTGATTTCGTACAGGCGACGCCGCCGAGTTCCATGATCGCGTTGTTCCAGACCCGCGACTCCCCCTCGGGCATCAGTTCGCTCGCAGCCTGCTCGAACGCGTCGTCGTCGTCCGGCACGTCGAAGGCGCGGTAAGTGACTCGTTCGACGTTCGTGTCCACGACGGCGTTGCCGTTGTTGAACGCGAAGGAGGCGACCGCGTTGGCGGTGTACGGGCCGACGCCCATCAGCTCCTCGAGCTCGCCGGGCTCTTCAGGGTACTCACCGCCGTACTCGTCGACGACCTGGTTCGCGGCCTCGTGGAGGTACTTCGCGCGGTTGTTGTACCCCAGCGAGTGGTCGGTCCAGAACGCCACCACCTCGCTGCGGTCGGCGGCGGCGAGCGCCTCGACGGTCGGCCAGCGGTCGCGGAAATCACTCCATGCAGAGACGACGCGGTCCAACTGGGTCTGCTGGCTCATCACCTCGCTGACGTGGATCTCGTAGGCGTCGTCGGTCTGACGCCACGGGAACGGCCGGTGGTCGTCCTCGTACCACTCGATCAGCGCCTCGCGGACGGCGTCGAGGTCGAGATCCGCGGGCAGCGGGGCGTCGCCGGCCGGGGTCGTGCCGGCGTCGGCGTCGGTCATGACCGTGGCTGGGGACCGTGGTCGCTTATGCGGCGCGGTCCCGGCGCGGGCGAACAGGCTCTCCCCACCGGGGCTCCCGGAGCGGGATATTTCCGATATTTAATCCTTCCGGGAAGGTTCCGGCTCGACAATCCGGAATCCGTTTATAAGCAGGAGTCGATCAAAGCGTCTCCCACACCGAACGATGTCACGAGACAGGTTATCGGACGTAGTCCGGTTGGTCACAGAACACACCCGCATCACGCTGCTTGTGATGGTCCTCCTGTCGGGGTTGGTCGTGGCCGGGATCCCCCAACTCGAGACGGGGAGTCAGGCCGGTGCCGACGCCGACGCGTTCGACGACGTGGAGCGCGTCCAGAAAGCACAGTACGTCCAGAGCCAGTTCGGCGGGTCCGACGACGGCCCGGACCGCACCTTCGAGACGGTGTACGTCCGGGACGAGGACGGTACCGTCCTCTCGAAGGAGTCCCTGCTCGCCGGCCTGCGGTACCAGCGGACGATCCGTGAGAACGCGACGGTCGACGCCGCCCTCCACGAGGACGGCGTCACAGGTCTCTCGAACCTCGTCGCCAAGCGCGCGGCGGGCAGCCAGAACGCCTCGCTCGGGGAGCAGATCCGGGCGCTCGAGGGCGCGACGCCCGCCGAGGTCGAACGGCTGGTCGAGCGCACGCTGGCGAACGATCCGCGGGCGCTCCGGTACCTGCCGACCGACCACGAGCGGAACGAGACGGCCGCGACCGACCGTCGGATGCTCGTCGCGTTCGACGCCGACGCCGCCAACGGCACCGTCGACAACGCGACCGCGGCGCTGTATCACACCGCGAGCGACCGGTCCGCGGCCGGCTTGTTCGTCGTGAACGCCGCCGCCTGGAGCGAGGCCAGCAGCCAGTTCTTCACGGAGATGGTCGAACTCGTAGTGCCGGCCGCGCTGGCGTTCATCCTCGTCGTGCTCGGGTTCGCCTACCGCGATCTGGTCGACGTGATCGTCGGCATGGTCGGCGTCGTCCTCTCGGTGCTGTGGATGTTCGGCCTGCTGGGCTGGCTGGGCGTCGCTGCGGGCACCACCAGCATCATCCCGGTGGTGTTGGTCGCCGGGCTGAGCATCGACTACGGGTTCCACGTGTTCAACCGCTACCGCGAACAGCGCGGCGACGAGGAGGGGATCCGCGCGCCGATGCGCCGCGGCGTCACGCTCGTCGCGACGGCGCTCGTCCTCGTCACGGTCACCGCGGCGATCGGCTTCCTCGCGAACCTCGCGAACCCGCTGCCGATGATCCGCAACCTCGGCGTGTCGATCACGCTTGGCGTCGTCTCGTCGCTGCTGATCTTCGTCACGGTCGTCCCCGCGCTGAAGGTCGGCATCGACGGTCTGCTCGAACGGTTCGGGTTCGATCGTCACAAACAGCCCCTCGGCCACGGGCGCTACCTCCGGCCGGTGCTCTCGAAGGCAGTAACCCTCGCCCGGCGCGGCGCACCGGTCGTGCTCGTCCTCGCGCTCGTCGTCGGCACCGCCGGCGGCGTCGCGTGGATGGACCTCAACGAGGAGAGCTACCAGCAGAACGACGGCCAAGTCGCGGAGTGGAAACAGGAGCTCCCGGATCCGATCGGCTGGGACACCCATCCCGTCCCCGAGCGGAGCCAGCACGTCGAGGAAGTGTACCAGCCCGCGAGCACCGATGCCGCGGCACAGGAACCGATACTGATCGAAGGAGCCGTCACGGCCGACGACACGCTCGAAGAGCTCCGGGACGGCGTCGACTACATCGAGGAACAGGAGCTGCTGATCGATCGGGCCGACGACCGCCCCGTCACCTCACCCGTGACCGCGATGCACGCCGTCGCCGCGGACAACGAGTCGTTCGCGGCCGTCCTCGAGGACGCCGATACGGACGGTAACGGCGTCCCCGACCGGAACCTCGAAGGCGTGTACGACGCGTTCTACGCGGCCGACAGCGACGTTGCGAGCCGCGTGATCGAGCGCGACGACGACGAGTACGAGTCGGTCCTCGTGACGCTGTCGCTCGACGCCGACTACGCCGAGGCAAACAGCGTCGTCACGACGCTGGCCGACGGTGCCGACCGCATGGGAGGCGACGGCCGGACCGCGACCGTCGCCGGCAACTTCGCCGTCAGCGAGGCGCTGCTCGGCCAGGTCGTCGAGGGAATCCTCACGACGATGCTGCTCGCGCTGGTGGCCATCGCGCTGACCCTCGCCGCCGTGTTCAGATACATGCACGGCAGCGCCACGCTGGGGCTGGTCGTCTCGATCCCCATCGCGCTGGTACTCGGGCTGGTGATCGGCGGGATGTACCTCATGTCGATCCCGCTGACGCTGCTGACCGCGCTGCTGATGAGCCTCGTCATCGGCCTCGGGGTGGACTACAACATCCACGTCGGCGACCGCTTCGCCGACGAACGCCGCGCCGGCGCGAGCACGTTCGAGGCGCTCGACGCCGCCGTCACCGGCACCGGCGGCGCGCTCCTGGGCAGCACGCTCACCTCCGCGGGCGCGTTCGCCACCATCACGCTCGTGCCCCACCCCCAGCTCCAGAGCTTCGGCGCCATCGTCGTGATCGCGATGACGACGGCGTTCGCGGTGAGCGTGCTGGTGCTGCCGAGCTTGCTGGTGCTCTGGGACCGCTACGTCCCCGCGAGCGTCGCGACCGAAGCTATCCCGACCCGGGTGCCACAGGACTGAGAGCTGCGAGCCGGCGTGCGAGCCATCCCACGCCGCCCGACTATCGCCGGCCTACGAGCCATCCCACGCCGCCCGACCATCGCCGG
It encodes the following:
- a CDS encoding rhomboid family intramembrane serine protease → MDRDRDPEQAARQVAADLRSWFSGVPVTVGAVALLVCWHALAPWLAAGLGAERFGTWFVARASPSPGWLLATLSHAGPGHLAANLLLLVIWGTIAEHVLGAKRYAAFLVTTGVAGILAQVAQYVAQGVTGGIVGASGAAQATTAFAAVALAAGRGPFDTPETRRGVFAGAVSVVVLQLLNDFTGLLTVVPETSGVAHLTGIVLGALYAVVDTRRRIR
- a CDS encoding A/G-specific adenine glycosylase, which translates into the protein MTDADAGTTPAGDAPLPADLDLDAVREALIEWYEDDHRPFPWRQTDDAYEIHVSEVMSQQTQLDRVVSAWSDFRDRWPTVEALAAADRSEVVAFWTDHSLGYNNRAKYLHEAANQVVDEYGGEYPEEPGELEELMGVGPYTANAVASFAFNNGNAVVDTNVERVTYRAFDVPDDDDAFEQAASELMPEGESRVWNNAIMELGGVACTKSPSCDEAGCPWRKWCHAYETGDFTAPDVPEQPSFEGSRRQFRGRIVRHLGEHDAVPVDDLGHRIRVDYTPDGEHGREWLEGLLDDLAEDGLVAVEERDGKQVARLR
- a CDS encoding RND family transporter — encoded protein: MVLLSGLVVAGIPQLETGSQAGADADAFDDVERVQKAQYVQSQFGGSDDGPDRTFETVYVRDEDGTVLSKESLLAGLRYQRTIRENATVDAALHEDGVTGLSNLVAKRAAGSQNASLGEQIRALEGATPAEVERLVERTLANDPRALRYLPTDHERNETAATDRRMLVAFDADAANGTVDNATAALYHTASDRSAAGLFVVNAAAWSEASSQFFTEMVELVVPAALAFILVVLGFAYRDLVDVIVGMVGVVLSVLWMFGLLGWLGVAAGTTSIIPVVLVAGLSIDYGFHVFNRYREQRGDEEGIRAPMRRGVTLVATALVLVTVTAAIGFLANLANPLPMIRNLGVSITLGVVSSLLIFVTVVPALKVGIDGLLERFGFDRHKQPLGHGRYLRPVLSKAVTLARRGAPVVLVLALVVGTAGGVAWMDLNEESYQQNDGQVAEWKQELPDPIGWDTHPVPERSQHVEEVYQPASTDAAAQEPILIEGAVTADDTLEELRDGVDYIEEQELLIDRADDRPVTSPVTAMHAVAADNESFAAVLEDADTDGNGVPDRNLEGVYDAFYAADSDVASRVIERDDDEYESVLVTLSLDADYAEANSVVTTLADGADRMGGDGRTATVAGNFAVSEALLGQVVEGILTTMLLALVAIALTLAAVFRYMHGSATLGLVVSIPIALVLGLVIGGMYLMSIPLTLLTALLMSLVIGLGVDYNIHVGDRFADERRAGASTFEALDAAVTGTGGALLGSTLTSAGAFATITLVPHPQLQSFGAIVVIAMTTAFAVSVLVLPSLLVLWDRYVPASVATEAIPTRVPQD